A portion of the Thermodesulfobacteriota bacterium genome contains these proteins:
- a CDS encoding zinc ribbon domain-containing protein, producing MPVYEFYCADCHTIYNFLSRRVNTAAAPSCPRCRRPNLERQVSVFAISRGRSGKEEDGEGGEGLPDFDEARMEQAMEALATEAEGLDENDPRQAARMMRKLYGAMGMEVGSGMEEAIRRMEAGEDPDVVEEELGDLLEQEDPFSGAGDTGGKAARRRLRGFRQRYLKPRVDETLYEL from the coding sequence ATGCCGGTGTACGAGTTCTACTGCGCCGACTGTCACACGATCTACAACTTCCTCTCCCGCCGGGTGAACACGGCGGCGGCTCCGTCGTGCCCGCGGTGCCGGCGGCCGAATCTGGAGCGCCAGGTCTCGGTCTTCGCCATCTCCCGGGGGAGATCCGGCAAGGAGGAGGACGGCGAGGGGGGCGAGGGCCTGCCCGACTTCGACGAGGCCCGCATGGAGCAGGCCATGGAGGCCCTGGCGACCGAGGCCGAGGGATTGGACGAGAACGATCCCCGCCAGGCAGCCCGCATGATGCGAAAACTCTACGGCGCCATGGGCATGGAGGTGGGATCGGGAATGGAGGAGGCCATCCGCCGGATGGAGGCCGGGGAGGACCCGGACGTTGTGGAGGAGGAACTGGGGGACCTCCTCGAACAGGAGGACCCGTTTTCCGGAGCCGGCGACACCGGAGGAAAGGCCGCCCGGCGGCGCCTGCGAGGCTTCCGCCAGCGCTATCTCAAGCCCCGGGTGGACGAGACGCTCTACGAGCTGTGA